In the Candidatus Cloacimonadota bacterium genome, GTTTCCCATGGATTGCCAGAATTCTTTGTCCGCAAAAAGCCTGCTGTAATGTCCGAAACCGATGAATTTTCCGATATTGGTGATGCCAAAATCGAAAAAACTGATGGCAAAAGACATCAGGATGGGTATAAAACGAAAAAGCAACAGCAACACCAGCGCTGGAAGCAGATAGAGATAGGGCTCGATCTTACGCTTGGTTTTCATTTGGCCGCCTTGGTTTTTTGGGGGTTAAAGGTTTTTGTATGCCTCAAAGCCGCGGGCAAAAACATGCATGGCACGGGCAAGTTCGTCTTCGTTGAGAACGTAAGCCAGGCGCATTTCATTTTTTCCCAATCCGGGTGTGGCATAAAAGCCTTCGCCGGGTGCGCCCATAACGGTTTCACCATCGATATTGAAATCATTCAGCATCCAGATGATGAATTTCTCACAATCGTCCACGGGTAGTTTCACCAAAATGTAGAAAGCACCTTGGGGTTTCACACAAACAACGCCAGGAATTTTCATTAGGGCGTCATAGGCAAGGTCGCGTCGGGCTTGATATTCGGCGATGAGCGGCTTAAAAAAGTCGTCCGCGAGGGGAACGCATGCCAGGGCTGCAAGCTGATCCACGGTTGGAGGGCAAAGCCTGGCTTGGGCAAATTTGAGCGTGGCATTCATTAAATCTTTATTGCGGGAAACGATGCAGCCGATGCGGGCGCCGCAGGCGCTGTAGCGCTTGGAAACGCTGTCCACCACGATGGCGTTTTCCTCCAAACCCGGAACGTGCATGATGCTGGTGTGGGAAAGCCCTTCATAAATGAATTCACGGTAAAC is a window encoding:
- a CDS encoding pyridoxal phosphate-dependent aminotransferase, whose amino-acid sequence is QMIEAYHSFSEKVLAYGPSQGLDVYRDGLVQYYASHDIPLQENQIIVTQAGSEAVTFAMMVVAEAGDEIIVPEPFYTNYNGFATMAGINIRPLLTVAEDGFQLPPNEAIEALIGPKTKAIMICNPGNPTGTVYSKEDIFRLGELAKRHNLFVISDEVYREFIYEGLSHTSIMHVPGLEENAIVVDSVSKRYSACGARIGCIVSRNKDLMNATLKFAQARLCPPTVDQLAALACVPLADDFFKPLIAEYQARRDLAYDALMKIPGVVCVKPQGAFYILVKLPVDDCEKFIIWMLNDFNIDGETVMGAPGEGFYATPGLGKNEMRLAYVLNEDELARAMHVFARGFEAYKNL